Proteins co-encoded in one Arthrobacter alpinus genomic window:
- a CDS encoding type II secretion system F family protein, with the protein MGGAVVLLLVLTLGAWLLFAPTAALHQGPVRRRARTLHTKSNGRVETESESLPRLVRQMSSLLAAGRTGPEVWGILAHVLASEPRTASVGLRARVGATGAAEEMGQTSTVALLLAVQRASVLGLSSAQAIRTACSSDQPSPQGRRRVPILSAGQQDMWLEIAACLEVCESSGAPVAAVLNRLALTMESDFDAVALRETALAGPRATVRLLGWLPFIGLGLGIAMGVDPLSVLFGSPVGWAVLCAGLLFTVAGRMWSAALISHAAHPAGGRASRNPGAQRRWPLTTAKTRR; encoded by the coding sequence ATGGGTGGTGCCGTAGTTCTCTTGCTGGTCCTGACGCTTGGAGCCTGGTTGCTCTTCGCGCCAACTGCGGCACTGCACCAGGGGCCGGTGCGCAGGCGGGCCCGGACCTTGCACACAAAGTCGAATGGGCGAGTCGAGACGGAATCGGAGTCTCTGCCGCGTCTGGTGCGTCAGATGTCCTCACTTCTGGCCGCCGGCCGGACAGGGCCGGAGGTATGGGGTATCTTGGCGCACGTCCTGGCGTCTGAACCGAGAACGGCGAGTGTGGGATTACGGGCACGCGTGGGAGCGACTGGTGCCGCGGAGGAGATGGGGCAGACATCGACGGTGGCCCTGCTGCTTGCTGTGCAGCGGGCCAGTGTTCTGGGCCTGTCGAGTGCGCAGGCAATTCGCACTGCCTGCAGCTCTGATCAGCCCTCCCCCCAAGGACGACGGCGTGTCCCCATCTTGAGTGCCGGGCAACAGGACATGTGGCTGGAAATTGCCGCCTGCCTGGAAGTCTGTGAATCCAGTGGGGCTCCCGTGGCTGCCGTGTTGAACAGATTGGCGCTCACCATGGAGTCCGACTTTGATGCGGTCGCACTGCGGGAGACGGCCCTGGCTGGCCCCCGAGCTACGGTGCGCCTGCTGGGTTGGCTGCCCTTTATCGGCTTGGGCTTGGGTATTGCCATGGGCGTGGACCCGTTGTCTGTGCTGTTCGGTTCGCCGGTGGGCTGGGCAGTATTGTGCGCCGGTCTTTTGTTCACCGTGGCGGGCAGAATGTGGTCCGCAGCTCTGATTTCCCATGCCGCCCATCCCGCCGGCGGCCGTGCGTCCAGGAATCCTGGGGCGCAGCGACGGTGGCCCCTAACAACGGCGAAAACGAGGCGGTAA
- a CDS encoding TadA family conjugal transfer-associated ATPase has translation MSQSGPVTDLQVASAVRESGRLLGAAGSLVAMDRIAAELNGLGPLQGLAADPTVTDIFVNAPNSVWVDRGAGPERVSVAFATEGQLRALAVRLIASGGRRLDEGSPCVDVKISGGYRVHAVLPPISAAGTLLSIRTKKKSALTLAQMVAAGDIPLTLAQVLVKVMELRLNFLISGATGAGKTTLLSALLGLCEPTERLVLIEDAAELEPPHPHVVTMEARHENAEGAGTVDLAELVRQAMRMNPGRLIVGECRGREVRELLMALNTGHSGGGGTIHANGAHDVPARLAALGALAGMSHEAVFLQGASALDAVIHVERRQGCRVVSEIAMVELRNGRLETVPALSFSAAVPQSSRDPAAARLLRGPAWPLLAERLGLEEDLTDTTVGGGNGTGVWPSAPARRRLGVATEGQEPWVVP, from the coding sequence TTGTCACAATCTGGCCCCGTCACCGATCTTCAGGTGGCGAGTGCCGTCCGTGAAAGTGGCAGGCTGCTGGGTGCCGCCGGATCATTGGTGGCCATGGACCGGATTGCGGCCGAACTCAATGGGCTGGGGCCGCTTCAAGGCCTCGCTGCAGATCCCACCGTGACAGATATCTTTGTCAATGCCCCGAACTCCGTGTGGGTTGACCGAGGAGCCGGCCCAGAACGGGTATCCGTTGCCTTCGCCACCGAGGGGCAGTTGCGGGCCCTGGCCGTGCGGCTCATTGCCAGTGGCGGACGCCGGCTCGATGAAGGAAGTCCTTGCGTTGATGTCAAGATTTCCGGCGGTTACCGTGTGCATGCCGTGTTGCCGCCCATTTCAGCGGCGGGCACTCTGTTGTCCATCCGTACCAAGAAGAAGAGTGCCTTGACTCTGGCCCAAATGGTGGCAGCCGGAGACATACCCCTAACCCTGGCCCAGGTCTTGGTGAAGGTGATGGAACTGCGTCTGAACTTCCTCATCAGCGGTGCCACGGGAGCGGGAAAAACCACACTGCTGTCAGCGTTGCTGGGGCTGTGTGAACCAACAGAGCGGCTGGTACTGATCGAAGATGCCGCGGAACTTGAACCTCCGCACCCGCATGTAGTCACCATGGAGGCCAGACACGAAAACGCTGAGGGCGCCGGCACCGTGGATTTGGCGGAACTGGTCCGCCAGGCCATGCGTATGAACCCCGGAAGGCTCATTGTCGGTGAGTGCAGAGGCAGAGAAGTGCGCGAACTCCTCATGGCCCTGAATACCGGTCATAGCGGGGGAGGAGGAACCATTCACGCCAATGGGGCCCACGATGTCCCCGCCAGGCTGGCAGCTTTGGGTGCGCTCGCAGGAATGAGCCACGAAGCGGTGTTTTTGCAGGGTGCGAGCGCCCTCGATGCGGTGATTCATGTGGAGCGTCGCCAAGGCTGCCGGGTGGTGTCTGAGATTGCCATGGTGGAATTGCGTAACGGCAGGCTGGAGACGGTCCCGGCGCTTTCCTTTTCTGCAGCCGTCCCTCAGAGTTCCCGCGATCCCGCTGCAGCCAGGTTGCTGCGCGGTCCAGCCTGGCCACTGCTCGCCGAACGCCTGGGGTTGGAGGAGGACCTGACTGACACGACAGTCGGCGGTGGTAATGGGACGGGAGTATGGCCTAGTGCACCAGCGCGTAGGCGGCTCGGAGTTGCTACGGAAGGGCAAGAACCATGGGTGGTGCCGTAG
- the ssd gene encoding septum site-determining protein Ssd, translated as MRRRQGPATGQASDPAQKPWLPRRDTTVLLLSRSPQLQGEVGRVAAAAAVELVIGEELEQNFGAHGDIAAVLVDAAPDVATPGWRGPVIVVGFAADADRIWQQAAKLEADRVAFLPDSAHWLADYLACLQNPASRAGVLGVVGGCGGSGASTLSLLVAAEAASRGTRTLLVDGDRWGGGLGVMLSAQEAPGLRWPELLQVSGSINPGQLAAALPQVGPLALLSWEQGRASEGEAGTAGTSPESDGVHAPMGFPAVRGRRAAVPPHAQAQTHDAVDEVMRAAQGAYELVVVDLGRTPEALSTFGIQCNGMVVVVPGRARAVAAALQLGSELPALPSAAVVRGPMAEGIDAEMVATAAGLPLAGNCRGCAEWTKHW; from the coding sequence ATGAGACGACGTCAGGGCCCGGCAACCGGTCAAGCTTCCGACCCGGCGCAAAAGCCGTGGCTACCGCGCAGGGACACCACAGTGCTGCTGCTCTCGCGGTCCCCGCAGCTGCAAGGTGAGGTGGGGCGCGTGGCTGCTGCGGCCGCCGTCGAGCTGGTCATTGGCGAGGAACTTGAACAAAATTTCGGGGCCCACGGGGACATTGCGGCGGTGCTCGTTGATGCTGCTCCGGATGTTGCGACGCCTGGGTGGCGGGGCCCCGTGATCGTGGTGGGATTTGCAGCCGATGCCGATCGTATCTGGCAGCAGGCCGCTAAGCTCGAGGCCGATCGGGTTGCCTTCTTGCCGGATTCGGCTCATTGGCTCGCGGACTATCTGGCGTGCCTGCAGAATCCAGCATCACGCGCCGGCGTGTTGGGTGTTGTGGGCGGATGTGGTGGATCCGGCGCCTCCACTTTGTCCTTGCTGGTGGCTGCGGAGGCCGCTTCCAGAGGTACAAGAACATTGCTGGTCGACGGCGACCGCTGGGGTGGAGGTTTGGGAGTAATGCTGTCTGCACAGGAAGCGCCGGGGCTCCGCTGGCCGGAATTATTGCAGGTCTCCGGATCCATCAATCCGGGGCAGTTGGCGGCGGCACTGCCACAGGTGGGGCCTTTGGCCCTACTGTCGTGGGAACAGGGGAGGGCCAGTGAGGGGGAAGCTGGAACAGCGGGCACCAGCCCTGAGAGCGATGGTGTGCATGCCCCCATGGGTTTTCCCGCTGTGCGTGGGCGGCGAGCCGCTGTGCCTCCGCATGCCCAAGCCCAAACGCACGACGCCGTCGATGAAGTTATGCGTGCTGCTCAAGGAGCTTATGAACTGGTCGTGGTGGACCTCGGCCGGACTCCGGAAGCATTGAGTACCTTTGGCATTCAATGCAACGGCATGGTGGTGGTTGTGCCGGGAAGGGCGCGCGCCGTGGCGGCCGCCCTTCAGCTGGGATCTGAGCTGCCTGCTTTGCCATCTGCCGCCGTCGTTCGCGGGCCGATGGCCGAGGGTATCGATGCAGAGATGGTGGCAACGGCTGCGGGACTGCCTTTAGCGGGGAATTGCCGTGGTTGCGCGGAGTGGACCAAGCATTGGTAG
- a CDS encoding bifunctional 3'-5' exonuclease/DNA polymerase encodes MYALLAVSPHDSATVISLRHDDGTPSAPVQMVTRAALAATVHTLEQTHHPRWVWDRATNWYPELLAQDVRVEKCHDLALCQGILRHSDYASATSYSEQSIDILPEPDRAGPALRGPQPGQDSLFDTPGGSADSHGWDLDTVMAELVAQKTAVSSSTHPARLTLLLSAESAGALVAAEMHHEGIPWREDLHRRLLHDLLGPEPVGYARPDKLEALAGVLRTTLNAPSLNPDSPQDLMRALHRAGIEAKSTRSWELQEFKHPAIEPLLAYRKLSRLFTTNGWNWLQQWVHDGRFHSEYVVGGVVSGRWASRGGGAMQIPAQIRGAAMADPGYTFIVADAAQLEPRVLAALSQDTAMAAAGSASAGHNPGETAGDTSGHTAGQSKDLYAGIAAEGFGGDRSMAKVALLGAIYGATTGDSGRLVPQLARMYPRALEFVEQAARAGERGEVVTTYLGRSTPAVSQEWRDGQRSTSSQEQRRAESAARSRGRFTRNFVVQGTAAEWACCWLADLRRRLRALPSLPPIAGGKPGPRTPQLVAFLHDEVVVHCPLELVSEVTAMMHESSMAATNLIFGHMPLEFPVKATVVECYANAK; translated from the coding sequence ATGTACGCATTGCTGGCCGTGAGTCCCCATGATTCTGCCACCGTCATCTCGCTCCGACACGACGACGGTACCCCGTCCGCGCCCGTCCAGATGGTCACACGCGCTGCCCTAGCCGCGACCGTACACACTCTGGAGCAGACTCACCATCCACGGTGGGTGTGGGACCGCGCCACCAACTGGTATCCGGAGCTTCTGGCTCAGGACGTGCGCGTAGAGAAGTGCCACGATCTGGCCCTGTGCCAAGGTATCCTCCGGCATTCCGACTACGCGTCAGCCACCTCCTACTCCGAGCAATCAATTGACATCCTGCCGGAACCAGACCGTGCTGGCCCTGCTTTGCGAGGCCCGCAGCCGGGGCAGGACAGCCTCTTTGATACACCTGGCGGGTCTGCGGACTCACATGGCTGGGATTTGGACACGGTCATGGCTGAACTTGTTGCCCAAAAAACGGCCGTTAGTTCCTCCACACACCCGGCTAGACTCACGCTTTTACTCAGTGCAGAATCAGCAGGTGCGCTGGTGGCCGCGGAGATGCATCATGAAGGTATCCCTTGGAGGGAAGACCTACACAGGAGGTTGCTGCATGATTTGCTCGGCCCAGAACCCGTTGGCTACGCCCGTCCTGACAAGCTGGAGGCTTTGGCCGGAGTCTTGCGGACCACCCTAAATGCACCATCCCTGAATCCGGACTCCCCGCAAGATCTGATGCGTGCCCTGCATCGGGCCGGGATCGAGGCCAAATCGACCAGAAGCTGGGAGCTGCAAGAGTTTAAACATCCCGCCATTGAACCCCTGCTCGCCTACCGCAAGCTCAGCCGACTCTTCACCACCAATGGCTGGAATTGGCTCCAACAGTGGGTCCATGACGGCAGGTTCCACTCCGAATATGTGGTGGGCGGCGTGGTCTCAGGACGCTGGGCCTCGCGTGGCGGCGGTGCCATGCAGATCCCGGCACAGATTAGAGGTGCTGCCATGGCCGATCCCGGATATACCTTCATCGTGGCCGACGCGGCTCAATTGGAGCCTCGCGTTTTGGCCGCTCTGTCTCAGGACACGGCGATGGCGGCTGCCGGTAGTGCCTCTGCTGGGCACAACCCTGGGGAGACTGCTGGGGACACTTCTGGGCACACTGCTGGGCAAAGTAAGGACCTTTATGCAGGCATAGCAGCCGAGGGTTTTGGCGGTGATCGCAGCATGGCCAAGGTTGCACTGCTGGGCGCCATTTACGGAGCCACCACGGGCGATTCTGGGCGGTTGGTCCCTCAGTTGGCCCGCATGTACCCACGTGCACTGGAATTTGTGGAGCAGGCGGCCCGGGCTGGTGAGCGCGGTGAAGTCGTCACCACTTATTTGGGCCGCAGCACCCCCGCAGTGTCCCAGGAATGGCGGGATGGGCAGCGCAGCACCTCGTCCCAGGAACAGCGCCGGGCGGAATCGGCGGCTCGCTCACGCGGGCGATTCACCCGCAACTTTGTGGTTCAGGGGACGGCTGCAGAATGGGCCTGTTGCTGGTTGGCTGACTTACGACGGCGGCTCCGGGCACTCCCTTCCCTCCCACCCATCGCTGGGGGAAAGCCTGGCCCAAGGACGCCGCAGTTGGTCGCATTTCTCCACGATGAAGTGGTGGTTCACTGCCCGTTGGAGTTGGTGTCGGAGGTGACTGCCATGATGCATGAATCATCGATGGCCGCCACGAACCTGATCTTCGGACATATGCCTTTAGAGTTCCCCGTGAAGGCTACGGTGGTTGAGTGTTACGCGAACGCAAAATAG
- a CDS encoding NUDIX hydrolase produces MSAYADLLALAEKAATLSEISVVGRPALWQVPADVGSYRKAAVLMLFGALDDVDASSSKPFISADLDVLLVERAATLNDHPGQVAFPGGGVDTADESVIAAALREAQEETGLDPLGVEVLGTLPEVPLSVSNFMVTPVVGWWARQTPVDVVDYGESAQVFRVPVRDLLDPENRFTAVLTRDQHTYRGPAFAVNGVVVWGFTAGILNFVFHELGWAVPWDEQRELPAPI; encoded by the coding sequence GTGAGCGCCTATGCTGATTTGCTGGCTCTTGCAGAGAAGGCAGCCACACTCAGCGAAATAAGCGTCGTGGGCCGGCCTGCTCTTTGGCAGGTTCCTGCGGATGTTGGCTCGTATCGCAAGGCAGCCGTGTTGATGTTGTTTGGTGCATTGGATGACGTCGACGCCAGCTCTTCCAAGCCTTTTATCTCTGCGGATCTTGACGTTCTTCTGGTGGAACGGGCAGCCACCTTGAACGATCATCCAGGCCAGGTGGCCTTTCCCGGCGGGGGCGTGGACACTGCAGATGAATCCGTCATTGCAGCGGCACTGCGGGAAGCCCAAGAAGAGACCGGGCTGGATCCTCTGGGCGTCGAAGTGCTGGGAACCCTGCCCGAGGTTCCCTTATCCGTCAGTAACTTCATGGTCACCCCAGTGGTGGGCTGGTGGGCGCGCCAAACACCCGTCGATGTGGTGGACTACGGTGAGTCGGCGCAGGTTTTCCGGGTTCCGGTGCGGGACCTGCTTGACCCCGAGAACCGCTTTACCGCTGTGTTGACCCGTGATCAACACACCTACCGCGGCCCTGCGTTCGCGGTCAACGGCGTTGTGGTCTGGGGGTTCACCGCTGGCATCTTGAACTTCGTTTTCCACGAATTGGGGTGGGCCGTGCCGTGGGACGAACAACGAGAACTGCCGGCCCCCATCTGA
- the nth gene encoding endonuclease III, whose amino-acid sequence MMVAEESALALKRRARKINRELAELYPYAHAELDFRNPFELLVATVLSAQTTDIRVNAVTPGLFARFPTPLAMAQAQSMELEVLIKSTGFFRAKAANLLALSTRLVDEYDGVVPGSLEALVTLPGVGRKTANVVLGNAFGVPGITVDTHFMRLARRFAWTESTDPVRIEADVAALFERRDWTMLSHRVVFHGRRICHARKPACGACPIAHLCPAYGDGEVDPVKAAKLLKYEMAPGQEELLARMLANVHKAAQYRQESQHADRVADAAAKGIRA is encoded by the coding sequence ATGATGGTGGCTGAAGAATCGGCTCTTGCGCTCAAGCGTCGTGCCCGGAAAATCAACCGTGAGCTGGCGGAGCTGTACCCGTATGCGCATGCGGAGCTCGATTTTCGGAACCCGTTTGAGCTGCTCGTGGCCACCGTCCTTTCGGCGCAGACCACTGATATCCGCGTCAATGCCGTGACTCCTGGGCTATTCGCCAGATTCCCCACACCCCTGGCGATGGCTCAGGCCCAGAGCATGGAGCTTGAGGTGCTGATCAAGTCGACTGGCTTCTTCCGGGCGAAGGCTGCCAACTTGCTGGCCCTCTCCACCCGCCTTGTTGACGAGTACGACGGCGTGGTCCCGGGTTCTCTTGAGGCTCTGGTTACGCTGCCGGGAGTCGGGCGTAAAACCGCGAATGTGGTGTTGGGCAATGCCTTCGGCGTTCCCGGGATCACCGTGGACACGCACTTCATGCGATTGGCCCGCAGATTTGCTTGGACGGAGTCCACCGACCCCGTCCGGATCGAGGCCGACGTAGCTGCCCTCTTCGAGCGGCGCGACTGGACCATGCTCTCGCACCGTGTGGTGTTCCACGGGCGGCGTATTTGCCACGCCCGCAAACCGGCGTGTGGGGCTTGCCCTATTGCACACCTCTGCCCGGCTTACGGTGACGGCGAGGTGGACCCGGTGAAGGCCGCCAAGCTGTTGAAATATGAGATGGCCCCGGGGCAAGAGGAACTACTGGCCCGAATGCTGGCCAACGTTCACAAGGCAGCCCAGTACCGGCAGGAGTCGCAGCATGCCGACCGTGTTGCGGATGCCGCGGCCAAAGGCATACGGGCGTGA
- the acs gene encoding acetate--CoA ligase, with the protein MSEVTTAADNQSGDALENLLTENRHFAPSAEFAANAIVHADEYAKANADRPAFWGEQARELLTWSKPFTKTLDWTNPPFATWFEDGEINAAYNALDRHVEAGNGDRVAIHFEGEPGDTRTYTYAQLTEEVKKAANAFEALGLVKGDRVAVYLPMIPEAVITLLACARIGAIHSVVFGGFSADALRSRIDDAEAKLVITSDGTFRRGKPSSLKPAVDEALVSPGHSVQHVVVVKRNGQDVNWVEGRDVWWDDTVGTASTEHTAVGHAAEHPLFILYTSGTTGKPKGILHTTGGYLTQTAYTHRAVFDLHPETDVFWCTADVGWITGHSYVTYAPLINGATQVMYEGTPDSPHQGRFWEIVEKYKVTILYTAPTAIRTFMKWGEEIPNKYDLSSIRLLGSVGEPINPEAWMWYRRVIGGNKAPIVDTWWQTETGAIMVAPLPGVTNTKPGSAQVPMPGIAVDVVDELGASVPHGHGGYLTIREPWPSMLRGIWGDNERYKDTYWSRFDDMYFAGDGAKWDDDGDIWLLGRVDDVMNISGHRLSTTEIESALVSHPSVAEAAVVGAADETTGQAVVAFVILRGSAVEDADIVTTLRNHVGKEIGPIAKPKTILVVPELPKTRSGKIMRRLLKDVAEGRTVGDASTLADNTVMNQIAESLKA; encoded by the coding sequence ATGTCTGAGGTCACCACCGCAGCTGACAACCAGTCCGGCGACGCACTGGAAAATCTGCTCACGGAGAATCGTCACTTCGCACCGAGTGCGGAATTTGCCGCAAACGCGATTGTTCACGCTGATGAGTACGCAAAAGCCAATGCAGATCGTCCCGCCTTCTGGGGTGAGCAGGCCCGTGAACTCCTGACCTGGAGCAAGCCCTTCACCAAGACACTGGACTGGACCAACCCTCCCTTCGCTACATGGTTTGAGGACGGCGAAATCAATGCCGCCTACAACGCTTTGGACCGTCATGTGGAGGCCGGCAACGGTGACCGCGTGGCCATTCACTTTGAGGGTGAGCCTGGCGACACCCGCACGTACACCTACGCGCAGCTGACCGAAGAGGTCAAAAAGGCCGCCAATGCCTTTGAGGCTCTGGGACTCGTCAAAGGCGACCGCGTGGCCGTCTACCTGCCCATGATCCCCGAAGCCGTCATCACGCTTCTCGCCTGCGCCCGCATCGGCGCCATCCACTCCGTGGTCTTTGGGGGTTTCTCCGCAGACGCACTACGCAGCCGTATTGACGACGCCGAAGCCAAACTGGTCATCACCTCTGATGGCACCTTCCGCCGAGGCAAACCGAGCTCCCTGAAGCCTGCCGTTGACGAGGCACTCGTTTCACCGGGCCACTCCGTGCAGCACGTAGTTGTGGTTAAGCGCAACGGCCAGGACGTCAACTGGGTGGAAGGCCGCGATGTTTGGTGGGATGACACCGTGGGCACAGCCTCCACCGAGCACACCGCCGTGGGCCATGCTGCCGAGCACCCGCTCTTCATCTTGTACACCTCCGGCACCACGGGCAAGCCCAAGGGCATCCTGCACACCACCGGCGGTTACCTCACTCAGACCGCGTACACGCACCGTGCCGTGTTTGACCTGCACCCGGAAACTGATGTTTTTTGGTGCACGGCCGACGTCGGCTGGATCACCGGGCACTCCTATGTCACCTACGCACCGCTCATCAATGGCGCCACGCAGGTCATGTACGAGGGCACCCCAGATTCCCCACATCAGGGCCGCTTCTGGGAGATTGTTGAGAAGTACAAGGTCACGATCTTGTACACAGCCCCCACGGCGATCCGCACCTTCATGAAGTGGGGCGAGGAAATCCCCAACAAGTATGATCTCTCCTCCATCCGCCTGCTCGGATCGGTGGGCGAACCCATCAACCCTGAGGCGTGGATGTGGTACCGCCGCGTCATTGGCGGTAATAAAGCCCCCATCGTGGACACCTGGTGGCAGACCGAAACCGGTGCCATCATGGTGGCACCGCTGCCCGGCGTCACCAACACCAAGCCAGGCTCGGCACAGGTCCCCATGCCCGGTATTGCCGTTGACGTGGTAGATGAACTTGGCGCCTCGGTGCCTCACGGCCACGGCGGCTACCTCACCATTCGCGAGCCGTGGCCTTCCATGTTGCGCGGCATCTGGGGTGACAACGAGCGTTACAAGGACACTTACTGGTCTCGCTTTGATGACATGTACTTCGCAGGCGATGGCGCCAAATGGGATGACGACGGCGACATCTGGCTGCTGGGACGCGTCGATGACGTCATGAACATTTCCGGTCACCGTCTCTCCACTACAGAAATTGAATCCGCATTGGTCAGCCATCCTTCGGTTGCAGAGGCAGCTGTTGTTGGCGCCGCAGACGAGACCACGGGCCAAGCCGTAGTGGCGTTTGTGATCCTGCGCGGTTCCGCTGTGGAAGATGCTGATATCGTCACCACCTTGCGCAACCACGTGGGCAAGGAAATTGGTCCGATCGCCAAGCCCAAGACGATCCTGGTGGTGCCTGAGCTGCCCAAGACCCGTTCCGGCAAGATCATGCGCCGTCTGCTCAAGGACGTGGCCGAAGGCCGCACCGTTGGCGATGCCTCGACACTGGCCGACAACACCGTCATGAACCAGATCGCGGAGTCACTCAAGGCCTAA
- the aroQ gene encoding type II 3-dehydroquinate dehydratase, protein MTSSTAANRGALLILNGPNLNLLGTREPEIYGSTTLSDVEQLTTAAAEAAGFSTTCLQSNHEGALLDAIHAARGTAVGIIINAGAYTHTSVALRDAIAGVELPTVEVHISNVHQREEFRHHSYLSAVSSAVIVGAGIHGYELAVSYFDKTLA, encoded by the coding sequence ATGACTTCCTCGACTGCGGCCAACCGTGGCGCCCTGCTGATCCTCAACGGCCCCAATTTGAACTTGCTAGGTACGCGCGAACCGGAGATTTACGGCTCAACAACCCTGTCCGACGTCGAGCAGCTCACCACGGCGGCTGCCGAAGCCGCGGGGTTCAGCACGACGTGCCTGCAGTCCAACCACGAGGGCGCTCTGTTGGATGCGATCCATGCAGCGCGCGGCACGGCGGTGGGCATCATCATCAACGCGGGCGCGTACACGCACACCTCGGTGGCGCTGCGGGACGCGATTGCCGGCGTCGAACTTCCCACAGTAGAGGTGCACATTTCCAACGTTCACCAGCGTGAGGAATTCCGTCACCATTCCTACCTGTCGGCAGTGAGCAGCGCGGTTATTGTGGGCGCCGGGATCCACGGCTACGAACTGGCCGTGAGCTACTTCGACAAGACTCTTGCCTAA
- a CDS encoding MarP family serine protease, whose protein sequence is MIGARKEVFGYSWLDAVLILWLLWQLIYGLKVGLVASLGGLAGFIAGAFGAFFAAPFISQYAPSPGWRTVMVIGSTIILIALGHTLGMKLGSAIGRAVKSDSIRAVNRVLGGALNVVVGSLVISIVAFGVGNLGIPLVSQLLGKSQVISRIEAWTPDPVKEAVAQGRSLVLKEGIPALLNPTGPNVEVAAPNADTNTPAWNAAAQSVMKISGTAFQCGQNQTGTGFVVSPGRVVTNAHVVAGVSMPMVQTQTQGALPARVVYFDAVKDLAVLAVDSLDAAPLSTAPTVARNTATAFAGYPLGGPLQVRPATVLSSGPMMVPDITGGAESAVDVYQLAGNVQSGNSGGPLLDTEGRVVGVVFAKATSTNNVGFALTMKEASPVIAAAPTLNSPVGSGSCKVG, encoded by the coding sequence ATGATTGGAGCGCGCAAAGAAGTGTTTGGTTACTCCTGGCTTGATGCCGTGCTGATCCTGTGGCTGCTTTGGCAGCTGATCTATGGACTCAAGGTAGGACTTGTTGCGAGCCTAGGCGGCCTTGCAGGTTTTATTGCCGGCGCCTTTGGCGCATTCTTTGCGGCGCCATTTATCAGCCAATATGCTCCAAGCCCGGGCTGGCGTACGGTCATGGTGATTGGGTCCACCATCATATTAATTGCGCTTGGTCACACTTTGGGTATGAAGCTCGGTAGTGCCATCGGGCGCGCTGTGAAATCCGATTCGATCCGTGCCGTAAACCGTGTGCTCGGCGGAGCCTTGAACGTGGTGGTGGGATCCCTGGTCATTTCCATCGTGGCTTTCGGCGTGGGGAACCTAGGTATTCCGCTGGTCTCTCAGCTATTGGGCAAGTCCCAAGTTATCTCTCGCATTGAAGCGTGGACGCCGGACCCGGTAAAGGAAGCCGTGGCCCAAGGGCGATCATTGGTGCTGAAGGAAGGGATTCCAGCGTTACTGAACCCCACGGGTCCCAATGTGGAAGTGGCCGCGCCCAATGCCGACACCAACACCCCTGCTTGGAACGCCGCGGCACAGTCCGTCATGAAAATTTCCGGCACCGCTTTCCAATGCGGTCAGAACCAGACGGGCACGGGTTTTGTTGTTTCACCCGGCAGGGTGGTCACCAACGCTCACGTAGTGGCTGGTGTCTCGATGCCAATGGTCCAGACCCAGACTCAGGGTGCGCTGCCTGCCCGGGTGGTCTATTTTGACGCCGTCAAGGACCTGGCCGTGCTCGCCGTCGACTCTCTAGATGCCGCGCCCCTGTCAACTGCCCCCACGGTTGCCCGCAACACAGCCACAGCATTTGCTGGCTATCCCCTGGGCGGCCCTTTGCAGGTTCGGCCGGCAACGGTCCTGTCCTCGGGGCCCATGATGGTTCCGGACATCACCGGCGGGGCCGAGTCCGCCGTCGATGTCTACCAACTAGCTGGCAACGTGCAGTCGGGTAACTCAGGTGGACCACTCTTAGACACCGAGGGTCGCGTGGTGGGAGTGGTTTTCGCCAAGGCAACCTCCACCAACAACGTTGGCTTCGCGCTGACCATGAAGGAAGCAAGCCCTGTCATTGCGGCGGCACCAACGCTGAACTCTCCGGTGGGATCGGGGTCCTGCAAGGTTGGCTAA